A genomic stretch from Neomonachus schauinslandi chromosome 16, ASM220157v2, whole genome shotgun sequence includes:
- the ZSCAN22 gene encoding LOW QUALITY PROTEIN: zinc finger and SCAN domain-containing protein 22 (The sequence of the model RefSeq protein was modified relative to this genomic sequence to represent the inferred CDS: deleted 1 base in 1 codon) encodes MAIPKSPLSPVPWERDGFLRVKVEDEEASLSEIQESSSGHTAHPEAARLRFRRFCYQEASNPHEALARLRELCRQWLRPEAHSKEQMLELLVLEQFLGALPPQIQSWVGAQFPKSGEEAAMLVEGLTRALDQRGWDPGAKLSEASCKQSDLKESEPLDRATETLMRGISQGPTFGGACEPEGSSERQAGLSEEPWTKSVPQEMDFRKTSEPHKDVPTDQPSCEFGVLGNSPNVWPNFTSQEKTPEEKFDPVDDDRTEPPCIYSGRKSSKCSECGKTFQSPSALETHQKSHSRKTPYTCSECGKAFSRSTHLAQHQVIHTGAKPHECKECGKAFSRVTHLTQHQRIHTGEKPYKCGECGKTFSRSTHLTQHQRVHTGERPYECDECGKAFSQSTHLTQHQRIHTGEKPYKCDACGRAFSDCSALIRHLRIHSGEKPYQCKICPKAFAQSSSLIEHQRIHTGEKPYKCSDCGKAFSRSSALMVHLRIHITVLQ; translated from the exons ATGGCCATCCCCAAGAGCCCTCTGAGCCCAGTGCCCTGGGAACGGGATGGCTTTCTACGCGTGAAGGTGGAGGATGAGGAGGCCAGCCTTTCTGAGATCCAGGAATCTAGCTCTGGCCACACTGCCCACCCTGAGGCTGCACGTCTTCGTTTCCGGCGCTTCTGCTACCAGGAGGCTTCCAACCCACATGAGGCCCTGGCCCGGCTCCGGGAGCTGTGCCGCCAGTGGCTGCGGCCCGAGGCGCACTCCAAGGAGCAGATGCTGGAGCTGCTGGTGCTGGAGCAGTTCCTGGGTGCACTGCCCCCCCAA ATCCAGTCTTGGGTGGGTGCCCAGTTCCCCAAGAGTGGTGAGGAGGCGGCCATGCTGGTGGAAGGTCTGACTCGGGCACTCGACCAGAGAG GATGGGACCCGGGAGCCAAGCTGTCAGAGGCAAGCTGCAAGCAGAGTGATTTGAAAGAGTCAGAGCCATTAGACAGGGCTACTGAAACCCTCATGAGAGGTATTTCCCAGGGACCCACTTTTGGTGGTGCTTGTGAACCTGAGGGCAgctcagagaggcaggcaggactCTCGGAGGAACCCTGGACAAAGTCTGTCCCCCAAGAGATGGATTTCAGGAAAACTTCAGAGCCTCACAAGGATGTTCCCACCGACCAGCCCAGCTGTGAATTTGGTGTCTTGGGGAATAGTCCCAACGTGTGGCCAAATTTCACCTCACAAGAGAAGACACCAGAAGAGAAATTTGATCCAGTGGATGATGATAGGACAGAGCCTCCATGCATTTACTCAGGGAGGAAGTCTTCCAAGTGTAGTGAATGTGGGAAAACATTCCAGAGCCCCTCAGCCCTCGAGACACACCAGAAGAGCCATTCTCGGAAGACACCCTACACCTGTAgtgagtgtgggaaagccttcagccgGAGCACTCACTTGGCCCAGCATCAAGTCATCCATACGGGGGCAAAGCCCCATGAGTGTAAagagtgtgggaaggccttcagcCGGGTCACCCACCTAACTCAGCACCAGAGGATCcacactggagaaaaaccctaCAAGTGCGGGGAATGTGGCAAAACATTCAGTCGCAGTACCCATCTCACTCAACACCAGCGGGTGCACACAGGGGAGAGGCCCTATGAGTGTGAtgagtgtgggaaggccttcagcCAGAGCACCCACCTGACTCAGCACCAGCGcatccacactggggagaagccctACAAGTGTGATGCTTGTGGGAGAGCCTTCAGTGACTGCTCAGCTCTAATCCGCCACCTGAGAATCCACTCCGGAGAGAAGCCATATCAATGTAAGATTTGTCCGAAGGCCTTTGCACAGAGCTCCTCCCTCATTGAGCACCAGAGGatccacacaggagagaagccaTACAAGTGCAGTGACTGTGGGAAGGCCTTTAGCCGCAGCTCAGCCCTCATGGTTCACCTGAGGATCCACATTACAGTACTGCAGTAA